A stretch of Gymnodinialimonas phycosphaerae DNA encodes these proteins:
- a CDS encoding TRAP transporter small permease, protein MLQRVSGAWARVELAVAAVLAVGVTLLILLNVVTRSAGNAIYWVDEAAIYTMVWMTFLGASAAIASRQQVAITVLTDPLPEGAKRVAAKLVDVAVFAFACAMIYFCWRWYMPLALAEAGFETMAFQRATFNFIYAEPTSTIGIQKWIIWLVMPLFSLGVFLHATAHLLNFSPPGTTKAEVQA, encoded by the coding sequence ATGTTGCAAAGAGTCTCTGGCGCGTGGGCGCGGGTGGAGTTGGCAGTCGCCGCCGTCCTTGCCGTTGGCGTGACGCTTCTGATCTTGCTGAATGTCGTGACACGTTCCGCCGGAAACGCGATCTACTGGGTGGATGAGGCGGCGATCTACACGATGGTCTGGATGACCTTTCTGGGCGCCTCGGCGGCGATCGCGTCGCGCCAGCAAGTCGCCATCACGGTCCTGACGGACCCGTTGCCAGAGGGCGCGAAACGGGTGGCGGCGAAGCTGGTAGATGTGGCCGTTTTCGCGTTCGCCTGCGCGATGATCTATTTCTGCTGGCGCTGGTACATGCCGCTGGCCTTGGCAGAGGCGGGCTTCGAAACGATGGCCTTTCAGCGTGCCACCTTCAACTTCATCTACGCGGAACCGACCAGCACCATCGGTATCCAGAAATGGATCATCTGGCTGGTCATGCCGTTGTTTTCCCTTGGGGTATTCTTGCACGCCACAGCGCATCTGCTGAATTTCAGCCCGCCGGGCACGACCAAGGCAGAGGTGCAGGCGTGA
- a CDS encoding TRAP transporter large permease, translating to MTPVLFFVKLLLAVPVAIVLSLTAIWYIWESDNTILYESFAQRMFSGIESYGLLAIPLFMLTGELMNEGGMTRRLINAARVFVGGFRGGLAYINLLANMFMAAIVGSAAAQIAVMSRAMVPAMEKEGYDRGFAAATTAAGGLLAPVIPPSMLFVIFGVLAQIPIGNMFLAGIIPGLILSACFAGVIALIGLRQQFPKGEWMVAREARRAVLYALPAMLIPAAIIGGIIGGIATPTESAAVASVVAFLLGWLLYRELKPAKLFEMFKRTALNAALIIFMIAAANVFGWVIIYEALPQRLAELITTITQNPFVFLLIVNLALLFVGMLIDGIAAIILVTPILLPIAIDSYGISPYQFGVVISLNLVLGLLTPPVGVGLYIASAMSETPTGRILGALWPFLLAVTGVLILLSYFPALSTALID from the coding sequence GTGACCCCCGTTCTTTTCTTCGTCAAGCTGCTGCTGGCCGTTCCCGTCGCCATTGTGCTGTCGCTGACGGCGATCTGGTACATCTGGGAGAGCGACAACACGATCCTTTATGAAAGCTTCGCGCAGCGCATGTTCTCGGGGATAGAAAGCTACGGGTTGCTGGCCATTCCGCTGTTCATGCTGACCGGCGAATTGATGAATGAGGGCGGCATGACCCGCCGCCTGATCAACGCCGCGCGCGTCTTCGTGGGCGGGTTTCGGGGCGGGCTGGCCTATATCAACCTGCTGGCCAACATGTTCATGGCGGCGATTGTCGGATCAGCCGCCGCGCAGATCGCCGTGATGTCACGCGCCATGGTGCCCGCGATGGAGAAAGAGGGTTATGATCGAGGCTTCGCCGCCGCCACCACGGCGGCAGGCGGCCTTCTGGCGCCGGTCATCCCGCCTTCGATGCTGTTCGTGATTTTTGGCGTGTTGGCGCAGATCCCCATCGGCAACATGTTCCTGGCGGGCATTATTCCGGGCCTGATCCTGTCGGCCTGTTTCGCAGGTGTCATAGCCCTGATCGGATTGCGCCAGCAGTTCCCGAAAGGCGAGTGGATGGTCGCGCGCGAGGCCCGGCGCGCGGTGCTATATGCGCTGCCCGCGATGCTGATCCCGGCGGCGATCATCGGCGGCATCATCGGCGGCATCGCCACGCCGACGGAATCCGCTGCCGTGGCAAGCGTGGTGGCATTTCTGCTGGGGTGGCTGCTTTATCGCGAATTGAAGCCTGCAAAGCTGTTCGAAATGTTCAAGCGCACGGCGCTGAACGCGGCGCTGATCATCTTCATGATCGCCGCCGCCAACGTCTTTGGCTGGGTCATCATCTACGAGGCCTTGCCGCAGCGACTGGCTGAATTGATCACCACGATCACCCAGAACCCCTTCGTGTTCCTGTTGATCGTGAACCTTGCTCTGCTGTTCGTGGGGATGCTGATCGACGGCATCGCGGCGATCATTCTGGTGACGCCGATCCTTCTGCCCATCGCAATCGACAGCTACGGGATCAGCCCCTATCAGTTCGGCGTCGTGATCTCCCTGAATCTGGTGCTGGGGCTGCTGACGCCGCCCGTGGGCGTCGGCCTCTACATCGCAAGCGCAATGTCCGAGACGCCGACGGGCCGAATCCTGGGCGCCCTGTGGCCGTTCCTTCTGGCCGTCACGGGTGTTCTGATCCTGCTGAGCTATTTCCCGGCGCTGTCGACGGCGTTGATCGACTAG
- a CDS encoding xanthine dehydrogenase family protein molybdopterin-binding subunit translates to MVELRAMLDRTSYAMGTSPVDRRAADRLRGEGRYVGDVGLHDVLHLAFLRSPIPHGTLAPLDVADALAVPGVVGVHVAQDVSDLGALTINPVLPLHRTPEYPILSGPVVNGLGQPIAAVLAETPHAAQDGVEALWVDIAESDAPPRNPVATRQWRTGDPMLAFSQAAHVVEVSIQHPRLAPSPLEPRAIAVDWTSEGVTVWLSTQTPHRARSELAQILGVSPDLLRVIAPDVGGAFGMKGSLYPEDVFAVWAAVYHRRSVRWSATRGEDFLSATHGRGLQTRGRLAVAADGTFLALEARVHAPLGAWVPNSGLVPAWNAARILPGGYDIPTVDIQTVATTDTRAPVGIYRGAGRPEAACLMERLVDKAACATGLDPLTLRARNVHVSGALPVRTATGNLLDSGDYPLVLQDAAAAVDYPALVAGRARKRDGGGLSGIGVAFYLEPSGEGFETARVTWSETSVEVASGSSSQGQGRETAYAQIAADVLRVSADNVVIRQGDTATCPAGIGAVASRGTAVGGSAVFVACERLYARRLGGEALPMIEDVRYENEGQAWGYGVTIVAVDVDRETGAVTITKAACFDDVGCVLNPAFVEGQIRGGFAQGLGEALMEQVAYDADGQLLTGSLMDYALPRAADMPPLSIEGSEHPSPLNALGVKGVGEAGTIGAPAAILNAVLDALQPLGVQHLDMPLTPCKVWSAIATAEKEIR, encoded by the coding sequence GTGGTTGAATTGCGCGCGATGCTGGACCGCACCTCTTACGCAATGGGCACCTCACCGGTGGATCGCCGCGCCGCTGATCGGCTGCGGGGGGAAGGGCGTTACGTGGGTGATGTGGGGCTGCATGATGTGCTGCACCTGGCCTTCTTGCGCAGTCCAATCCCCCATGGAACGCTGGCGCCCCTCGACGTTGCTGACGCGCTGGCGGTCCCCGGCGTTGTTGGCGTTCATGTCGCACAGGATGTAAGCGATCTGGGTGCCTTGACGATCAACCCCGTGCTACCCCTGCACCGCACGCCGGAATATCCGATCCTGTCCGGGCCCGTGGTCAACGGCCTGGGGCAACCGATTGCCGCTGTTCTGGCCGAAACGCCCCATGCGGCCCAGGACGGGGTCGAGGCGCTTTGGGTCGATATTGCGGAATCCGACGCGCCGCCGCGCAACCCTGTCGCCACCCGGCAGTGGCGCACGGGCGACCCTATGCTGGCCTTCTCGCAGGCGGCCCACGTGGTGGAAGTCAGCATTCAGCACCCACGGCTTGCGCCCTCACCGCTGGAGCCTCGGGCGATTGCGGTGGATTGGACGTCCGAGGGGGTAACGGTCTGGCTTTCCACGCAAACACCGCATCGGGCCCGGTCCGAGTTGGCGCAGATCCTAGGTGTGTCGCCAGACCTTTTGCGGGTCATCGCCCCGGATGTGGGTGGGGCGTTCGGCATGAAGGGGTCCCTCTATCCAGAGGACGTTTTCGCGGTTTGGGCGGCGGTGTACCATCGCCGCTCGGTCAGGTGGTCGGCGACGCGGGGCGAGGATTTTCTATCAGCCACCCACGGGCGCGGGTTGCAGACGCGGGGCCGGTTGGCCGTGGCGGCCGACGGCACATTTCTGGCGTTGGAGGCACGGGTGCATGCGCCCTTGGGCGCCTGGGTGCCGAATTCGGGGCTGGTGCCGGCGTGGAACGCGGCGCGCATCCTGCCGGGGGGCTATGACATTCCGACAGTGGATATCCAGACCGTTGCCACAACGGACACGCGCGCGCCCGTGGGCATCTATCGCGGGGCAGGGCGCCCCGAGGCGGCGTGCCTGATGGAGCGATTGGTCGACAAGGCCGCCTGTGCCACGGGGCTGGATCCCCTCACCCTTCGGGCGCGCAACGTGCATGTTTCCGGCGCGCTTCCGGTGCGGACCGCCACTGGAAACCTCCTCGATTCTGGGGACTATCCGCTTGTGTTGCAAGATGCCGCGGCTGCGGTCGATTACCCTGCGCTGGTTGCGGGTCGGGCGCGCAAGCGCGACGGCGGTGGGCTGTCTGGGATCGGTGTCGCCTTCTACCTGGAGCCGTCGGGCGAAGGGTTCGAGACCGCGCGCGTCACCTGGTCCGAGACCAGCGTCGAGGTGGCCAGCGGCTCGTCCAGTCAAGGCCAGGGACGCGAAACGGCCTATGCGCAGATCGCGGCGGACGTGTTGCGGGTCTCGGCCGACAACGTGGTCATCCGGCAGGGCGATACGGCGACGTGCCCGGCGGGGATCGGCGCGGTGGCCTCACGCGGGACGGCCGTTGGCGGCAGCGCGGTGTTCGTGGCCTGTGAGCGCTTGTACGCACGGCGCCTCGGCGGCGAAGCGCTGCCGATGATCGAAGACGTGCGCTATGAAAATGAGGGGCAGGCGTGGGGCTACGGCGTCACGATTGTCGCCGTCGATGTGGACCGCGAGACGGGCGCGGTGACGATCACCAAGGCCGCTTGTTTCGACGACGTGGGATGCGTGTTGAACCCGGCCTTCGTGGAGGGGCAGATCCGTGGCGGTTTCGCCCAAGGCCTCGGGGAAGCGCTGATGGAACAGGTGGCCTATGACGCGGACGGACAACTTCTGACCGGAAGCCTGATGGACTACGCCCTGCCGCGCGCCGCCGATATGCCGCCCCTCTCCATCGAGGGGTCGGAACACCCCAGCCCGCTGAACGCGCTAGGCGTGAAGGGCGTAGGCGAGGCGGGCACCATCGGTGCGCCAGCCGCAATCCTGAACGCGGTTCTGGATGCGCTGCAACCGCTTGGGGTGCAGCATCTGGACATGCCGCTGACGCCCTGCAAGGTTTGGTCGGCCATCGCCACCGCAGAGAAGGAAATCCGATGA
- a CDS encoding dihydrodipicolinate synthase family protein, translating into MKYRRLDAKDHAREHFKGIWAACLNPWREDGSFNEEGFRSNIRHWVDDLSIAGLFIAGKQGEFFSMTLEERKRNIEVAVDECGDTAGTIFSASDQNFETVVELALHAQNCGADYVVVHAPVLHFVSQQDEMLYQYYKAICERVDIGIAMWSHPDSGYVMSPQLCARIAELPNIVAIKYSVPRPLYVELTQLAGDKIHVSTADEGAWLDNIEELGWQLYLCSSPPYQIQTKADQRMNEYTRLAFAGDFAEARRVRDSLDPVREAFRRTKPADKPQAHGKYWQELLGQVGGGVRPPMLDLTEAEKAATRAAFAASGLRV; encoded by the coding sequence ATGAAATACAGACGCTTGGATGCCAAGGATCACGCCCGAGAGCACTTCAAGGGCATTTGGGCCGCCTGTCTGAACCCATGGCGCGAGGACGGGTCCTTCAATGAGGAGGGCTTCCGGTCAAACATTCGCCATTGGGTGGATGACCTGTCCATCGCGGGGCTTTTCATTGCGGGCAAGCAGGGGGAGTTCTTCTCGATGACGCTGGAGGAGCGGAAGCGGAATATCGAGGTGGCGGTGGACGAATGTGGCGACACGGCGGGCACCATCTTTTCGGCCTCGGACCAGAACTTCGAGACGGTGGTGGAACTGGCGTTGCATGCCCAGAACTGCGGTGCCGATTATGTCGTGGTCCATGCGCCGGTACTGCATTTCGTCAGTCAGCAGGATGAAATGCTGTATCAATACTACAAAGCGATCTGCGAGCGGGTCGACATCGGCATCGCGATGTGGAGCCATCCGGACAGCGGCTATGTGATGTCCCCCCAGCTATGCGCGCGGATTGCGGAACTACCTAATATCGTGGCGATCAAATACTCGGTTCCGCGCCCTTTGTATGTAGAGCTGACGCAGTTGGCCGGGGACAAGATCCATGTCTCCACCGCCGATGAGGGCGCGTGGCTGGACAATATCGAGGAGTTGGGTTGGCAGCTCTATCTTTGTTCATCGCCACCCTACCAGATCCAGACCAAGGCGGATCAGCGGATGAACGAATACACCCGGCTGGCGTTCGCTGGCGATTTTGCCGAGGCGCGGCGGGTCCGTGACAGCCTTGATCCGGTGCGCGAGGCGTTTCGGCGCACGAAACCAGCGGACAAGCCGCAAGCCCACGGCAAATACTGGCAGGAGCTTTTGGGGCAAGTCGGCGGCGGTGTGCGTCCGCCGATGCTGGATCTGACCGAGGCCGAAAAGGCCGCCACACGGGCGGCATTCGCGGCCAGTGGTTTGCGGGTCTGA
- a CDS encoding LacI family DNA-binding transcriptional regulator produces the protein MRPTLADLAEEARVSTATVDRVLNDRPGVSARTRQLVQNAARAIGYLPAAEPALTPARLVAFLPEGTNDFIAELRDHMIAEAEAMPGVHLTLPPIAGLEASAMAEALTDVGDVDGVALVAISHPRVHDALMRLSARNIPVVTLLSDLPDTLRRAYVGIDNLRAGRLAAEVITRFLGRNPTGKVAHFAGSLTYRGHQERDVGLRQYLAEEAPKLELLEVRESGDDPDRAFAQAAENLARHPEICAIYNAGGGTTGIARALQDSGHAARIVFVAHDATDANKAMLLDGTLDAVIDQNAKREAHETLATLAAAARGQTRIPTQPRLHLILKENIP, from the coding sequence ATGAGACCAACCCTTGCAGATCTGGCGGAAGAGGCGCGCGTTTCCACGGCAACGGTGGACCGGGTTCTGAATGATCGGCCCGGCGTCTCGGCCCGAACGCGGCAGCTGGTGCAAAACGCTGCGCGCGCCATCGGCTACCTTCCTGCGGCAGAGCCCGCGCTCACTCCCGCCAGACTGGTTGCCTTCCTGCCCGAGGGGACGAACGATTTCATTGCAGAGCTTCGCGACCACATGATCGCCGAGGCCGAGGCCATGCCGGGTGTCCATCTGACTCTACCCCCCATCGCCGGCCTGGAAGCAAGCGCCATGGCCGAGGCCCTGACCGATGTCGGAGACGTCGATGGGGTGGCGCTGGTGGCGATCAGCCATCCGCGCGTCCACGACGCGCTCATGCGCCTGTCAGCGCGCAACATCCCCGTCGTCACGCTGCTCTCGGATCTGCCCGACACGCTGCGCCGCGCCTATGTCGGCATCGACAACCTGCGCGCGGGTCGGTTGGCGGCCGAGGTCATCACACGGTTCCTTGGCCGCAACCCTACCGGGAAAGTCGCCCATTTCGCGGGGTCTTTGACCTATCGTGGACATCAGGAACGGGACGTCGGCCTGCGGCAGTACTTGGCCGAAGAGGCGCCGAAGTTGGAGCTGCTGGAGGTGCGCGAAAGCGGTGACGATCCTGACCGTGCCTTCGCGCAGGCCGCCGAGAACCTGGCGCGCCACCCCGAGATCTGCGCGATTTACAACGCCGGGGGCGGGACCACCGGCATCGCCCGGGCACTGCAAGACAGCGGCCATGCCGCCCGCATCGTGTTCGTCGCCCATGATGCGACCGACGCCAACAAGGCGATGCTGTTGGACGGCACCCTTGACGCGGTCATTGACCAGAATGCCAAGCGCGAGGCGCATGAGACCCTTGCGACGTTGGCCGCCGCCGCACGCGGCCAAACCCGCATCCCGACCCAACCCCGGTTGCACTTGATTCTGAAAGAGAACATCCCCTAA
- a CDS encoding fatty acid desaturase family protein gives MTAETTTAPARDYGLTGAEGARAIELGLASAQWYHTEVPRKVMKGLMRRNDAVATRDTLIWLGLMALTGLCGVLTWGTWWCVPFFAVYGVLYGSACDSRWHECGHGTAFKTQWKNDWVYTLASFMVMRNPIAWRWSHARHHTDTIIVGRDPEIAFMRPPDIARKALAFIGLPDVFQHFAILVRQARGRLTPDEANYIPSSEVPQVTHWARIFVAIHLAAVLWALLSWSLLPLMLIGGPRIYGTWHMVLVGLLQHGGLAEDVLDHRLNSRTVHMNPISRWLYWNMNYHVEHHMFPMVPYHALPALHELIKDDLPPANPSIPHAYAEMLEALRRQRTEPGYFVRRALPPTARPYREEFHGTDALPEVS, from the coding sequence ATGACGGCCGAAACAACGACCGCGCCCGCACGCGATTATGGGCTGACCGGAGCCGAGGGTGCCCGAGCGATCGAGTTGGGGCTGGCGTCTGCGCAATGGTATCACACGGAGGTGCCGCGCAAGGTCATGAAGGGCCTGATGCGCCGCAACGACGCCGTGGCGACCCGCGATACACTGATCTGGCTGGGTTTGATGGCGCTGACCGGTCTATGTGGCGTTCTGACTTGGGGCACTTGGTGGTGCGTGCCGTTCTTTGCGGTCTACGGTGTGCTCTATGGCTCGGCCTGCGACTCGCGCTGGCATGAGTGTGGGCACGGCACGGCATTCAAGACCCAGTGGAAGAACGATTGGGTCTACACCCTCGCCAGTTTCATGGTGATGCGAAACCCCATCGCGTGGCGGTGGAGCCACGCGCGTCACCACACCGACACCATCATCGTCGGCCGCGATCCCGAGATCGCGTTCATGCGCCCGCCCGACATCGCCCGCAAGGCGCTTGCGTTCATCGGCCTGCCCGACGTGTTCCAGCATTTCGCGATCCTGGTACGGCAAGCCCGGGGACGGCTGACGCCGGACGAGGCGAATTACATCCCGTCCAGTGAGGTCCCGCAGGTCACCCACTGGGCGCGCATCTTCGTGGCGATCCATCTGGCGGCGGTGCTTTGGGCGCTGCTCAGCTGGTCCCTTCTGCCGCTGATGCTGATCGGCGGCCCCCGCATCTACGGGACGTGGCACATGGTGCTGGTGGGCCTGTTGCAACACGGCGGTCTGGCTGAGGATGTGCTGGATCACCGTCTGAACTCGCGCACCGTCCACATGAACCCGATCAGCCGCTGGCTTTACTGGAACATGAACTATCACGTCGAACATCACATGTTCCCGATGGTCCCTTACCACGCGCTGCCCGCGCTGCATGAGTTGATCAAGGATGATCTGCCGCCTGCGAACCCCTCGATCCCCCATGCCTATGCCGAGATGTTGGAGGCCCTGCGTCGACAACGGACAGAGCCCGGCTACTTCGTGCGGCGCGCGCTACCGCCTACGGCGCGCCCGTACCGAGAGGAATTCCACGGAACCGATGCCCTACCGGAGGTAAGTTGA
- a CDS encoding MocE family 2Fe-2S type ferredoxin — translation MSDWIDVCALDDVEEEDVIRFDHGGRTFAVYRDEDGAPFCTDGLCTHEQVHLADGLVLEDEIECPKHNGRFNYKTGAALRTPACVALATYPARVEDGRIQVQL, via the coding sequence ATGAGCGATTGGATCGATGTCTGTGCGCTGGATGATGTGGAAGAGGAAGACGTGATCCGCTTCGATCACGGCGGGCGGACCTTTGCCGTTTACCGTGACGAGGACGGCGCGCCGTTCTGTACCGATGGGCTGTGCACCCACGAACAGGTGCATCTGGCCGATGGGTTGGTGCTGGAAGATGAGATCGAGTGTCCCAAGCACAACGGGCGCTTCAACTACAAGACTGGCGCGGCCCTGCGCACGCCGGCTTGCGTGGCCTTGGCGACGTATCCAGCACGGGTAGAGGACGGCCGGATCCAGGTTCAACTGTGA
- a CDS encoding oxidoreductase, giving the protein MTDLRDKVVLVTGVARGIGAAISEACEGAGAKVIGVDRDEVPGGITADLATPKAPAEVFAKAVARFGRVDGLVNAAGVTTRASFVDADLARFDAVMAVNLRAPFFLMAEMITHLRTRAAPGAIVNIQSMNAHCGAADLAIYAASKGALQVLTKNAAQAHMAERIRVNGINLGWVATQTERALHAPKGAEWLDEQAAQQPLGQLVTAQECAAQAIWMLSDASIPMTGVSVDLEQWVPGAPP; this is encoded by the coding sequence GTGACGGATCTGCGCGACAAGGTGGTGCTTGTGACGGGCGTTGCGCGCGGTATCGGGGCGGCAATATCGGAGGCTTGCGAAGGGGCAGGGGCCAAGGTGATCGGCGTGGATCGAGACGAGGTGCCCGGCGGCATCACGGCTGATCTGGCGACGCCCAAGGCCCCGGCGGAGGTTTTCGCCAAGGCCGTGGCGCGCTTTGGCCGGGTGGATGGGTTGGTGAATGCGGCGGGTGTTACGACGCGCGCGTCGTTTGTCGATGCGGACCTCGCGCGGTTTGATGCGGTCATGGCGGTGAACCTGCGCGCGCCGTTTTTCTTGATGGCCGAGATGATCACCCATTTGCGCACGCGGGCCGCGCCGGGGGCGATCGTGAATATTCAATCGATGAACGCCCATTGTGGCGCGGCGGATCTGGCGATTTACGCCGCCAGCAAGGGCGCGTTGCAGGTGCTGACGAAGAACGCGGCGCAGGCCCATATGGCGGAGCGCATACGGGTTAACGGCATTAATCTCGGCTGGGTTGCAACTCAAACGGAGCGTGCCTTGCACGCGCCAAAGGGCGCGGAATGGCTGGACGAACAGGCTGCGCAGCAGCCGCTTGGGCAGCTTGTGACGGCGCAGGAATGCGCGGCGCAAGCGATCTGGATGCTGTCGGATGCCTCGATCCCGATGACGGGCGTCAGCGTCGATCTTGAACAATGGGTGCCTGGCGCACCGCCCTAG
- a CDS encoding LacI family DNA-binding transcriptional regulator, producing the protein MAQKSATIQDVATVAKVSTATVSRALSNPGLLSDSTREAVLEAVRTTGYRVNLAARNLRMQRAGAVLILVPNLGKPFYSQILQGISDGFAGSDYAVLISDTESRPLHEAELAGNFTSGRIDGVVSLDGGLSPAVLDACRAADVDGRIVFACEWVDGYAFPSIQSDNAEGARLAIRHLADLGHRKIAHITGPEGNVLTAVRRRGMMEERARLGLPAREDWIIRGDFSLQSGHEAATKILAMKDRPTAVFCAADTVAFGLIAGLQAGGVRVPADISVVGFDDIDMSEFYVPALTTIRQDRVRLGRTAAARLLERIEAPQDAPQAEVLLPVDLVVRASTAPPP; encoded by the coding sequence ATGGCTCAGAAAAGCGCAACCATTCAGGACGTGGCGACAGTGGCCAAAGTCTCGACCGCCACGGTCAGTCGGGCATTGTCGAACCCGGGCCTTTTGTCGGACAGCACCCGCGAGGCGGTGCTGGAGGCCGTGCGGACGACCGGTTACCGCGTCAATCTGGCCGCGCGGAATCTCAGGATGCAGCGCGCGGGCGCGGTCCTGATCCTTGTGCCGAACCTTGGAAAACCCTTCTATTCCCAGATCTTGCAAGGTATTTCCGATGGTTTCGCGGGCAGCGATTATGCCGTGCTGATCTCGGACACCGAAAGCCGACCGCTCCATGAGGCCGAGCTTGCCGGCAATTTCACCAGCGGCCGGATCGACGGCGTCGTATCGCTTGACGGCGGCTTGAGCCCTGCCGTGCTGGATGCGTGTCGGGCGGCGGATGTGGACGGGCGCATCGTCTTCGCGTGCGAATGGGTGGACGGCTATGCCTTCCCCTCGATCCAATCGGACAACGCCGAGGGCGCACGATTGGCGATCCGGCATCTGGCGGATCTGGGCCACCGCAAGATCGCCCATATCACGGGGCCGGAGGGTAATGTACTTACAGCCGTCCGACGGCGCGGAATGATGGAGGAACGCGCGCGGCTGGGACTTCCGGCGCGCGAGGATTGGATCATCCGGGGGGACTTTTCTCTGCAATCGGGCCATGAGGCCGCCACCAAAATCCTTGCCATGAAGGATCGCCCGACGGCTGTCTTTTGCGCCGCCGATACTGTTGCCTTCGGGCTGATCGCCGGGTTGCAGGCGGGGGGCGTGAGGGTGCCCGCTGATATCTCCGTCGTAGGCTTCGATGATATTGATATGTCGGAGTTTTATGTGCCCGCCCTTACGACGATCCGGCAGGATCGCGTGCGTTTGGGCCGAACCGCCGCCGCGCGGCTGCTGGAGCGGATCGAAGCACCACAAGACGCGCCCCAAGCGGAGGTTCTCTTGCCGGTAGACCTTGTGGTGCGCGCCTCCACCGCGCCACCGCCCTAG
- a CDS encoding SDR family NAD(P)-dependent oxidoreductase yields the protein MSDGAFDGALVLVVGASRGGIGTAIAQAFRDAGAEVQITGVEAAPDPDEGFGYTQLDVTDTDAVRAFAARVQQLDILVNCAAITKRGEEMDPGFFAHVLDVNLVGSLRCAEALHGALKGGCVINVASMYARFGSPRNPAYGASKAGVEQLTKSLAIAWADDNIRVNAIAPGFIVTEQSARAREDAAFTAAIEERTPMGRWGKPEDIAGVALFLASDAACFMTGATIPVDGGYSVV from the coding sequence ATGAGTGACGGCGCGTTTGACGGTGCCTTGGTGCTGGTCGTAGGTGCCAGCCGCGGCGGAATAGGCACGGCCATTGCGCAGGCCTTCCGCGATGCGGGGGCGGAGGTGCAGATCACGGGCGTTGAAGCGGCGCCGGACCCTGATGAGGGGTTCGGATACACGCAGTTGGATGTCACCGACACCGACGCCGTTCGCGCCTTTGCAGCGCGCGTGCAACAACTTGATATCCTTGTGAATTGCGCTGCCATTACCAAGCGTGGCGAAGAGATGGATCCGGGCTTCTTTGCCCATGTCCTTGACGTCAATCTGGTCGGATCTCTGCGCTGCGCCGAAGCGTTGCACGGCGCGCTGAAGGGCGGCTGCGTCATCAACGTGGCGTCGATGTATGCCCGTTTCGGCTCTCCTCGGAACCCGGCCTACGGCGCGTCCAAGGCGGGGGTAGAGCAACTGACCAAATCCCTCGCCATCGCCTGGGCGGACGACAATATCCGCGTCAATGCCATAGCGCCCGGCTTCATCGTGACCGAACAATCGGCCCGCGCCCGCGAGGACGCGGCGTTCACCGCCGCGATCGAGGAGCGCACCCCTATGGGACGTTGGGGCAAGCCCGAGGATATCGCCGGGGTGGCCCTGTTCCTGGCCAGCGATGCGGCCTGCTTCATGACCGGGGCCACAATCCCGGTGGACGGAGGTTATTCCGTTGTTTGA